The nucleotide window AAAGCCGCGCGCCTGCTCGATCTCGGGCCGCGGGTCGAGACCCAACTGCTCACCCCGAAGCGCGAGGTCAAGGTCGAATGCACGCTCGAGACGGACGACGGCCACATCGCGACCTACATCGGGTATCGCGTGCAGCACGACGACGCGCGCGGGCCGATGAAAGGCGGCATCCGCTACCACCCCGACGTCGATCCCGACGAGGTCACCGCGCTGGCGATGCTGATGACCTGGAAGACGGCTGTCGTCAATCTGCCGTACGGAGGCGCCAAGGGCGGCATCAACTGCGACCCGCGCAAGCTCAGCGACGGCGAACTGCAGCGACTCACCCGCACCTTCGTCGAGGGCATCCACGACCTGATCGGGCCCGACATCGACATCCCGGCGCCCGACATGGGCACGAACGCGCGGACGATGGCGTGGATCACCGACGAGTACGCCAAGTTTCACGGGTGGCAACCCGGCGTCGTGACCGGCAAGCCGATCGAACTCGGCGGCTCCTACGGGCGAGAGGCGGCGACCGGTCGCGGGGTCGTGTTCGCAATGGACAACCTGTTTCGCGACGACGGCACCACCGTCGGCCAGATGCGCTACGCGATCCAGGGGTTCGGCAACGTGGGCTCGTGGGTGGCGCGGCTGATTCACGAGCGGGGAGGGAAGGTGATCGCGGTGTCGGACATCGGCGGCGCGATCGAACACCCGGAGGGAATCGACGTGCCGGCGTTGTGCGATCACGTCGAGCGGACCGGGACGGTTGCGGGGTTCGCCGGCGCCAATGCCACGAACGCCGACGAGCTGTTGTTTGCCGACGTCGACGTGGTCGTGCCGGCGGCGCTCGGCGGCGTACTCACCAAGGACAACGCCGCCAACGTGCGCGCGCGCTACGTGATCGAGGCTGCGAACCACCCGGTCGAGCCCGAGGCGGACGAGGTGTTCGAGCGCCGCGGCATCACGGTGCTGCCGGACATCTACGCCAACGCCGGTGGAGTGACCGTGTCGTACTTCGAGTGGGCGCAAAACCGCCAGCACTACCGGTGGGAGGAGCAGCGCGTCAACGACGAGCTGCGCGCGGTGATGGACCGCGCGTACGCCGACCTGCGGGACGCGCGCGCCAAGTACAACTGCTCGTGGCGCACGGCCGCGTTCGCCCTCGCGGTGGCGCGGGTGGCGCGGGCGACGGCCCTGCGCGGCATCGGCTGACCGGGGCTATCGGCGGCGGCGCAGCCGCCGGCGCCCGGTCCACCCCGCCCACAACCACATCGCCGCCGACACGCGCATCGTCCACCACGCGGCGTCGGCGCGGCCGGCTTCGCCGCGCCCTTCGAACACGACCGCGAGCGCTGCCGCGGCGATTCCGATCGCGCACAGCATCGCCTGCTGGCCGAGGTGGTACAGCACGCGGGTCGACCGCTCCAGGTTGTGAAACTGAACCCGCAGTTCGCCGCGCTGCGCGGCCGTCATGAACTTGCGCAGCTCGCCCGGCAGGGCGAACGCCGCCAGCGCCAGTTCCTTGCCGGTGTCGACCACGAACGCCGACCAGTCGCCGTCGTCGCCGAGCACGAATTTTTCGAGGTAGGGCCGGATCACCGTCATCGGGTTCATGTCCGGATCGAGCGTCGTGCACAGGCCGGTGAGCAACAGCAGCGTCCGCTCCAGCAGGATCCACTCGCGCGGCACCTGGAAGTTGGCGGTCAGCTCGCGCAGCGAGATGTCCATCCGGCGCAGATCGGCGAGGTTGTCGAGCGACTTTTGCGGGTCGAACTTCAGATCCTTGAGGTTGAACGACTCGATG belongs to Deltaproteobacteria bacterium and includes:
- a CDS encoding glutamate dehydrogenase; the encoded protein is KAARLLDLGPRVETQLLTPKREVKVECTLETDDGHIATYIGYRVQHDDARGPMKGGIRYHPDVDPDEVTALAMLMTWKTAVVNLPYGGAKGGINCDPRKLSDGELQRLTRTFVEGIHDLIGPDIDIPAPDMGTNARTMAWITDEYAKFHGWQPGVVTGKPIELGGSYGREAATGRGVVFAMDNLFRDDGTTVGQMRYAIQGFGNVGSWVARLIHERGGKVIAVSDIGGAIEHPEGIDVPALCDHVERTGTVAGFAGANATNADELLFADVDVVVPAALGGVLTKDNAANVRARYVIEAANHPVEPEADEVFERRGITVLPDIYANAGGVTVSYFEWAQNRQHYRWEEQRVNDELRAVMDRAYADLRDARAKYNCSWRTAAFALAVARVARATALRGIG